In the genome of Cutibacterium equinum, one region contains:
- a CDS encoding ABC transporter permease has translation MSTESPQPTPTPTTGSTASAATKAGATQRRRFPWNDLWVTVAAFVLAFIVSAIVMVAADPKINKEWSYLFSRPDALTDSWAQISSAYAALFQGAFGSWQAITATTAQSAPLICAGLAIGLGFKAGLFNIGGQGQAIAGATLAAWVGFNFHSLPLPIHLLFAVIAGFVGGAIWGAIAGVLKARAGANEVIVTIMLNYVASGLLAWLLTTKAFQMPGRTDPIAPIVDWNATFPRMAGSQLHLGFFLALLLAVGTWWLLDRTHLGFQIRAVGANPSASATAGMNTNSIIAWTMVISGGLAGMAGVEVALGPISGATPTQLSIGLVGTIGFDAITVALLGRSKPLGIVLAGLFWGAMNQGGLRMQAMTQTSLDLVRVIQAVIVMFVAAPMLVKTILPFLKTRKEQRHDKGDRGPVSADTTTKGALA, from the coding sequence ATGAGTACCGAATCCCCGCAGCCCACCCCGACGCCGACCACTGGGTCGACGGCATCCGCTGCCACCAAGGCGGGGGCCACGCAGCGTCGCCGTTTTCCGTGGAATGACCTGTGGGTGACGGTCGCCGCGTTCGTGTTGGCCTTCATCGTCTCGGCCATCGTCATGGTGGCCGCCGACCCCAAGATCAACAAGGAGTGGAGCTATCTCTTCTCCCGTCCTGACGCCCTGACTGACTCCTGGGCCCAGATCTCCTCGGCGTATGCCGCCCTGTTCCAGGGAGCCTTCGGATCCTGGCAGGCCATCACGGCGACGACGGCGCAGTCCGCTCCGCTCATCTGTGCCGGTCTGGCCATCGGCCTGGGCTTCAAGGCTGGTCTGTTCAACATTGGTGGTCAAGGTCAGGCCATTGCCGGGGCGACGCTGGCCGCCTGGGTCGGATTCAACTTCCACTCCCTGCCGCTGCCCATTCACCTGCTCTTCGCCGTCATCGCCGGATTCGTCGGCGGAGCCATCTGGGGTGCCATCGCTGGTGTCCTCAAGGCCCGCGCCGGCGCCAATGAGGTCATCGTGACGATCATGCTCAACTACGTCGCCAGCGGTTTGTTGGCGTGGTTGCTGACGACCAAGGCCTTCCAGATGCCTGGCCGTACCGACCCGATCGCCCCCATCGTCGACTGGAACGCGACCTTCCCGCGCATGGCCGGGTCCCAGTTGCACCTGGGCTTCTTCCTGGCCCTGCTGCTGGCCGTGGGCACCTGGTGGCTGTTGGATCGCACCCATCTGGGCTTCCAGATCCGTGCCGTGGGCGCCAACCCGAGTGCCTCGGCGACGGCCGGTATGAACACCAACTCGATCATCGCCTGGACCATGGTCATCTCGGGTGGCCTTGCGGGGATGGCCGGTGTTGAGGTGGCCCTGGGCCCGATCTCGGGCGCCACCCCGACCCAGTTGTCCATCGGCCTGGTGGGAACCATCGGCTTCGATGCCATCACGGTGGCCCTGCTGGGTCGTTCCAAGCCGCTCGGCATCGTGCTGGCCGGTCTGTTCTGGGGAGCCATGAACCAGGGAGGTCTGCGCATGCAGGCCATGACCCAGACCTCTCTGGACCTGGTCCGAGTGATCCAGGCCGTCATCGTCATGTTCGTGGCGGCCCCGATGCTGGTCAAGACGATCCTGCCCTTCCTCAAGACCCGCAAGGAACAGCGACACGACAAAGGTGACCGCGGTCCGGTTTCGGCTGACACCACCACGAAGGGAGCCCTGGCATGA
- a CDS encoding aminoglycoside phosphotransferase family protein, with protein MKRPAWLGGPGKDADGAVLLTGPEAGKLLKAAVEHADGILLEWHLDHVDANPGQSTTATYQARVQWPTGERQELFGMSARVNGPAQTDARADIYVDGSREVAVWRYPDDPDLPGLSRAAYPEQMAAIVSQLGLVGGRVSADEITIRMIGYRPRRRAVLSVEVAQRRFYVKVLREGNFQATLARHDLLTSAGVPSPRVVGITDDNLLFLAELPGRPLSKALFEPGNPCTAEGLIGLLDQLPAQVCDLPRRSSWSDSVDHYCRIVAAAMPDQQDRLDRMADIISQGLTSLPPGNEPTHGDFHEGQIHVWNGQVCGILDVDTIGPGRRADDLACLVAHLSTVQRMTSCQADRMRQILAQWVPVFDSRVDPVELRLRSAAVAISLATGPYRSQEANWGAETMSIIDAAEALVNQVA; from the coding sequence GTGAAACGACCCGCGTGGCTCGGCGGTCCTGGCAAGGACGCTGATGGGGCAGTCCTGCTCACCGGTCCAGAAGCTGGAAAACTGCTGAAGGCAGCGGTCGAGCACGCCGACGGGATCTTGCTGGAGTGGCATCTCGACCATGTTGACGCCAATCCTGGCCAGTCCACCACAGCGACGTACCAGGCTCGGGTGCAATGGCCGACCGGGGAGCGCCAGGAACTTTTTGGCATGAGCGCTCGGGTCAATGGTCCTGCGCAGACCGATGCGCGCGCCGACATTTACGTCGACGGGTCTCGGGAGGTTGCGGTGTGGCGATACCCCGATGATCCTGACCTGCCAGGGTTGTCCCGGGCGGCCTATCCCGAGCAGATGGCGGCCATCGTGTCGCAGTTGGGGCTCGTCGGTGGCCGTGTCAGCGCCGATGAGATCACCATCCGCATGATTGGGTATCGGCCCAGGCGTCGCGCGGTGTTGTCGGTGGAGGTCGCCCAGCGCCGCTTCTACGTCAAGGTGCTGCGTGAGGGCAACTTCCAGGCGACCCTTGCCCGTCATGACCTGCTCACCAGCGCGGGGGTGCCGAGCCCCCGCGTCGTCGGGATCACGGACGACAATCTGCTCTTTCTGGCCGAATTGCCAGGGCGTCCCCTCAGCAAGGCCCTCTTCGAGCCTGGGAATCCATGCACCGCTGAGGGTCTCATCGGGCTGCTCGACCAGCTTCCTGCGCAGGTGTGCGATCTGCCGCGACGATCCTCGTGGAGTGACTCGGTGGATCACTACTGCCGCATCGTTGCTGCCGCCATGCCTGACCAGCAGGACCGTCTGGACCGGATGGCGGACATCATCTCCCAGGGATTGACGAGTTTGCCACCAGGAAATGAGCCCACCCACGGTGACTTCCATGAGGGGCAGATCCATGTCTGGAATGGTCAGGTCTGTGGAATCCTCGACGTCGACACCATCGGGCCAGGGCGTCGCGCTGACGACTTGGCCTGCCTGGTTGCCCATTTGTCGACAGTGCAGCGTATGACTTCGTGCCAGGCTGATCGGATGAGACAGATCTTGGCGCAGTGGGTGCCGGTCTTCGACTCGCGAGTCGATCCAGTGGAGTTGCGGTTGCGCTCCGCCGCAGTGGCGATATCTCTTGCGACCGGGCCCTATCGCAGCCAGGAAGCCAACTGGGGTGCTGAGACGATGTCGATCATTGACGCGGCCGAGGCCCTCGTCAATCAGGTCGCCTGA
- a CDS encoding BMP family lipoprotein has protein sequence MKKSHLAIPAVLAAAAVSLSACAQAPDASSGSSSSSAASSAANDNSNSGEFKACMVSDSAGFNDKSFNETSLQGLNKAASDLGAKTAKVESKDDKDYATNLQSMVDAKCSIIVSVGFLLEKPTLAAAAANPNVKFAIVDDNPKGAPSNLKPLIFNTAQSSFEAGYLAASLTKTGKVATFGGMKIPTVTIFMDGFAQGVDYYNKQKNKSVQVIGWNAEKQDGQFVPQPNPFQNVSGGKTTAQALLGQGADIILPVAGNAGNGALQAVKSSGGKANAIWVDGDGCKTQPSYCSHIITSVYKGMDVAVFDAIKSAKDGSFDNKPYIGSLEDEGTGLSPFHEFDSKVPADVKDELKTIKADITSGKIKITSKAQPK, from the coding sequence GTGAAGAAGTCACACCTCGCCATTCCCGCCGTTCTTGCCGCCGCAGCCGTGTCGCTGTCGGCGTGCGCGCAGGCTCCGGATGCGTCCTCGGGCTCCTCGTCGAGCTCCGCCGCCAGCTCGGCGGCCAACGACAACTCCAATTCCGGTGAGTTCAAGGCCTGCATGGTCTCCGACTCCGCTGGCTTCAACGACAAATCCTTCAACGAGACCTCGCTGCAGGGCCTCAACAAGGCCGCCAGCGACCTCGGCGCCAAGACCGCCAAGGTGGAGTCGAAGGATGACAAGGACTACGCCACCAACCTGCAGTCCATGGTCGACGCCAAGTGTTCGATCATCGTCTCGGTCGGCTTCCTGCTCGAAAAGCCCACCCTGGCCGCTGCGGCTGCCAACCCGAACGTCAAGTTCGCCATCGTCGACGACAACCCGAAGGGTGCCCCGTCGAACCTCAAGCCGCTGATCTTCAACACCGCCCAGTCCTCCTTCGAGGCCGGTTACCTGGCCGCCTCGCTGACCAAGACCGGCAAGGTCGCCACCTTTGGCGGCATGAAGATCCCGACCGTCACCATCTTCATGGATGGCTTCGCCCAGGGCGTCGACTACTACAACAAGCAGAAGAACAAGTCGGTGCAGGTCATCGGCTGGAACGCCGAGAAGCAGGATGGCCAGTTCGTCCCGCAGCCCAACCCGTTCCAGAACGTCTCCGGTGGCAAGACGACCGCTCAGGCCCTGCTCGGTCAGGGTGCCGACATCATCCTCCCGGTTGCCGGTAACGCTGGTAACGGCGCCCTGCAGGCTGTGAAGTCCTCCGGTGGCAAGGCCAACGCCATCTGGGTTGACGGCGACGGCTGCAAGACCCAGCCTTCCTACTGCTCCCACATCATCACCTCGGTGTACAAGGGCATGGATGTCGCTGTGTTCGACGCCATCAAGTCCGCCAAGGACGGTTCCTTCGACAACAAGCCCTACATCGGCTCCCTGGAGGATGAGGGCACCGGCCTGTCCCCGTTCCACGAGTTCGACTCCAAGGTCCCTGCCGACGTCAAGGACGAGCTGAAGACGATCAAGGCCGACATCACCTCCGGCAAGATCAAGATCACCTCGAAGGCCCAGCCCAAGTGA
- a CDS encoding ABC transporter ATP-binding protein, which yields MTTNTTVAPSGDRAPVKDGLSLRGVTKRFGTLTANDHIDLDIVPGRIHCLLGENGAGKSTLMNILYGLLPSDEGSVYIDGAEQHFDNPKQAMAAGIGMVHQHFMLVNVFTVAENIVLGREESTAGVLSMRRARAKVRELSDRYHFDVSPDSVIENLPVGVQQRVEILKSLANDAKYLIFDEPTAVLTPQEIDELMAVMKVLRDEGRAIVFITHKLREVRAIADDITVIRRGKIVGQASADQSEAELAEMMVGRAVKLVVDKDEAKPTKPRLEIENLTVADDLGSVVVDDVSLTVSGGEILGIAGVQGNGQTELASSLLGLIKPTSGSIRIDGKDTTGAAPAKTIEAGLGFVPEDRQRDGFVAEFSIAQNLILNQVGAYSKHGNLQLKRIADNARERVDEFDIRTPSAALPVSSLSGGNQQKVVLARELSRPLSVLVASQPTRGVDVGAIEFLHQRIVEERDNGTAVLIVSTELDEIEALSDRIAVMYRGRVVGIAPGGTPRDVLGLMMAGFSYDEACDSVAKGHKEVSE from the coding sequence GTGACCACTAACACCACCGTTGCCCCATCGGGTGACCGCGCTCCCGTCAAGGACGGACTGAGCCTGCGCGGAGTCACCAAGAGGTTCGGGACGCTTACGGCCAACGACCACATCGACCTCGACATCGTCCCCGGGCGCATCCATTGCCTCCTCGGTGAGAATGGTGCCGGTAAGTCGACCCTCATGAACATCCTGTACGGGCTGCTTCCCTCCGACGAGGGGTCGGTCTACATCGACGGGGCCGAGCAGCATTTCGACAACCCCAAGCAGGCGATGGCGGCCGGAATCGGGATGGTCCACCAGCACTTCATGCTCGTCAACGTCTTCACGGTGGCCGAGAACATCGTCCTGGGAAGGGAGGAATCAACCGCCGGCGTGCTGTCGATGAGGAGAGCCCGCGCGAAGGTGCGCGAGTTGTCAGATCGCTACCACTTCGACGTCAGCCCGGACTCGGTCATCGAGAACCTGCCGGTCGGCGTCCAGCAGCGTGTTGAGATCCTCAAGTCCTTGGCCAATGACGCCAAGTACCTCATCTTCGACGAGCCCACTGCCGTGCTCACCCCGCAGGAGATCGACGAGCTCATGGCCGTCATGAAAGTCCTGCGTGACGAGGGTCGAGCCATCGTCTTCATCACCCACAAGCTGCGCGAGGTCCGCGCCATTGCCGACGACATCACCGTGATTCGTCGCGGCAAGATCGTCGGCCAGGCCTCTGCCGATCAGTCCGAGGCCGAGCTGGCCGAGATGATGGTGGGACGAGCTGTCAAGTTGGTCGTCGACAAGGACGAGGCCAAGCCGACCAAGCCTCGTCTGGAGATCGAGAACCTCACCGTGGCCGATGACCTCGGATCGGTTGTCGTCGACGACGTCAGTCTCACCGTTTCCGGTGGCGAGATTCTTGGCATCGCCGGTGTGCAGGGCAACGGACAGACCGAGCTGGCGTCGTCCCTGCTTGGTCTGATCAAACCCACCTCGGGATCCATCCGTATCGACGGCAAGGACACCACCGGCGCGGCCCCTGCCAAGACGATCGAGGCAGGTCTGGGATTCGTGCCCGAGGATCGTCAGCGCGACGGTTTCGTCGCCGAGTTCTCCATTGCCCAGAACCTCATCCTCAACCAGGTGGGCGCCTACTCCAAGCACGGCAACCTGCAACTCAAGCGCATCGCTGACAACGCCCGCGAACGCGTCGACGAGTTCGACATTCGTACCCCCTCGGCTGCGCTTCCGGTGTCCTCCCTGTCGGGTGGTAACCAACAGAAGGTCGTCCTGGCCCGGGAGTTGTCGCGTCCGTTGAGTGTGCTCGTGGCCTCCCAGCCCACTCGCGGTGTCGATGTTGGTGCCATCGAGTTCTTGCACCAGCGCATCGTCGAGGAACGAGACAACGGCACCGCTGTGCTCATCGTCTCCACCGAGCTTGACGAGATCGAGGCCCTGTCGGACCGTATCGCGGTGATGTATCGCGGGCGTGTCGTCGGCATCGCCCCGGGGGGAACTCCCCGCGACGTCCTGGGCCTCATGATGGCCGGATTCAGTTATGACGAGGCGTGTGACAGCGTCGCCAAGGGACACAAGGAGGTCTCGGAATGA